One window of Opisthocomus hoazin isolate bOpiHoa1 chromosome 15, bOpiHoa1.hap1, whole genome shotgun sequence genomic DNA carries:
- the HAPSTR1 gene encoding HUWE1-associated protein modifying stress responses 1 → MEDKKEEGEAEIQEHGPEHWFSKWERQCLAEAEQEEALAPELQDEAAAQPEHKQQKLWHLFQNSATAVAQLYKDRVCQQPGLSLWVPFQNAATAVTNLYKESVDTHQRSFDVGIQIGYQRRNKDVLAWVKKRRRTIRREDLISFLCGKVPPPRNSRAPPRLTVVSPNRATSTETSSSVETDLQPFREAIALHGLSGAMASISVRSSTPGSPTHVSSGSNASRRRNGLHDVDLNTFISEEMALHLDNGGTRKRTSAQCGDVITDSPTHKRNRMI, encoded by the exons AtggaggacaagaaggaggagggCGAGGCGGAGATCCAGGAGCACGGGCCCGAGCACTGGTTCAGCAAGTGGGAGCGGCAGTGCCTGGCCGAGGCCGAGCAGGAGGAGGCGCTGGCCCCGGAGCTGCAGGACGAAGCGGCGGCGCAGCCCGAGCACAAGCAGCAGAAGCTCTGGCACCTCTTCCAGAACTCGGCCACCGCCGTGGCGCAGCTCTACAAGG ACCGGGTGTGCCAGCAGCCGGGGCTCTCCCTCTGGGTCCCCTTCCAGAACGCCGCCACCGCGGTCACGAACCTCTACAAAG AAAGTGTGGATACCCATCAGCGAAGCTTTGATGTAGGAATTCAGATTGGCTATCAGCGTCGGAATAAGGATGTGTTAGCTTGGGTTAAAAAACGCAGAAGAACTATTCGTAGAGAAGACTTGATCAGCTTCCTGTGTGGAAAAGTTCCTCCTCCAAGAAATTCTAGAGCTCCCCCAAGACTGACTGTAGTATCCCCTAACCGAGCTACTTCGACAGAAACTAGCTCATCTGTAGAGACTGATTTGCAACCCTTCCGTGAAGCCATAGCTCTGCATG gtcTTAGTGGTGCAATGGCTAGTATAAGTGTTCGCTCAAGTACCCCAGGCTCGCCCACTCACGTGAGCAGTGGCTCCAATGCTAGTCGAAGGAGAAATGGACTCCATGATGTTGATTTGAACACTTTCATATCAGAAGAAATGGCACTCCACTTGGACAATGGTGGAACTAGAAAGCGTACCTCAGCCCAGTGTGGCGATGTCATTACAGACTCACCAACCCATAAACGCAACAGAATGATCTAA